In the Sarcophilus harrisii chromosome 3, mSarHar1.11, whole genome shotgun sequence genome, one interval contains:
- the SAP18 gene encoding histone deacetylase complex subunit SAP18 codes for MLAAGVGGHSERLGGRRRKMAVESRVTQEEIKKEPEKPIDREKTCPLLLRVFTTNNGRHHRVEEFSRGNVPSSELQIYTWMDATLKELTSLVKEVYPEARKKGTHFNFAIVFTDLKRPGYRVKEIGSTMSGRKGTDDSMTLQSQKFQIGDYLDIAITPPNRAPPPSGRLRPY; via the exons ATGCTCGCGGCCGGGGTCGGAGGTCATAGTGAGCGTCTAGGAGGCCGAAGGAGGAAGATGGCAGTGGAGTCCCGCGTCACTCAGGAGGAAATTAAGAAGGAACCGGAGAAGCCCATTGACCGGGAGAAG ACGTGCCCGCTGCTTCTGCGGGTCTTCACCACTAATAACGGCCGACACCACCGAGTGGAAGAGTTCTCCCGAGGAAACGTGCCTTCGAGCGAGCTGCAGATCTACACCTG gaTGGATGCAACCTTGAAAGAGTTGACTAGTTTAGTAAAAGAGGTCTACCCAGAAGCTCGAAAGAAGGGTACACACTTcaattttgctattgtttttacGGATCTTAAAAGACCTGGTTATCG AGTGAAAGAGATTGGCAGTACTATGTCTGGCAGAAAGGGGACTGATGACTCTATGACCTTACAGTCTCAGAAGTTCCAAATAGGAGATTATTTGGATATAGCAATCACTCCTCCAAATCGGGCACCACCTCCCTCAGGACGCTTGAGACCATATTAA